The Aphelocoma coerulescens isolate FSJ_1873_10779 chromosome 15, UR_Acoe_1.0, whole genome shotgun sequence genome segment CGGGTTTGCCGGTGACAGGGCCCCAAATATGGTGGTTTTACCGGTTATTCTGGAAAAACAGGTCGTGGGGCGATAGCCATCTGTGTCTGGCAGGGAGGGTGCGGGTACCACGCCGGTGCGGGGAGCTGTGGGTTACCGGCGGTGGCATCTGCCGGCTGCTGCCGCCTCCCTCACCGCTGCTAGACTCCCGCGGTGCCCGGACCCCCTCTCGGCATGCTTGAAGTCCGTCCCGCGGTGGCAGGAGCCAATTCCGTGGTGCCCTCGGTGCCCTGAGCCCACCCCAGGGTGCTCGCAGCCCGTCCTGGGATGCTCAGAGCTCACTTCGGGATGCCCGCAGCCCGTTCCGGGATGCCCCGCAGCCCCTCCGGCGGTGCCCGGCCTGTCCCGGGTCACGCAGCGGCGGGTCCGGTTGGGTTCGCTGCAGGCGGCGCCGCGTTGGTGCCTTGCCAAGGCGGGCAGAAACAGAAACCTTTAACCCCTGAAATATTTACAGCGCCATAAACCCCGCGGTGCTGCGCGCTCCGAGCTGGCACAGCGGCACCGCGCCCGGCTCGGGCCGCACCCGCGTGTCCTGCGAGCGCTCGGGGCGCGGCGGTACCGCCGGGCCGGGTCGGAGCGAACGGATCCCCCGCCGTCGCTCCATCTCCCCGTCCCTCCGCGCTCCCCTCCGTGTCTCCCCGCCTCCCTCCGTCGGTCCCCGCCTCCCTCCGTGTTCGCGGAGCCCGTCTCGCCGTGTCCCTCGGCGGGAACCGTCGCGGCCGGGCGCGTTGCGATGTCGCTGTGGCTGCGGTGGGGCCGCGGCCCGGAGCGCAGGGCGGCCGAGCGGCGGGAGCTGGAGGCGCGCAGCCGGCAGCAGTGGGAGAGCACCAGCCGCGCCTtcgcccgcgccgccgcctgctgctccctgcaggcgcggtggagcgagccccgcgTCCCTCCGCCCAGGTACGGCCGCGCTCCGGTGGGGtcccggggcggtgccggggtcCCCCTGACTGCCGGTGTGTGCggcagcgcggcggcggcgcggcgggacGCGGAGGAGAAGGCGGCGCGGCtgcagcggcggcgggagcggctgcaGCGGCTGCTGGGCGAGGAGCAGGAGGCGCTGGCGGCGGagctgcgggagcggcggcggggcgggatGCGGAGCCAGGAGCTGCGGGACGGCCCCGGAGAGTGCAGGAGAAAGGTGAGGGAGCGGCCCGGCCGTGCTCGTCCCGCATCCCGGGAAGGGCCGCTCCCGTGCTTCACCTGTGCCAGCGGGACTTGCTGGGGGCTCCCCAGGAGTTGCCAGCACTTGGTGCCCTGAATAACTGTCAGACTTGGCGGGGTTTGGGATACCGAGCTCTCGCGTATCCTGACTGACCCAGCTCTGTGTTCCCAGTTTGCTGAGCCGCTGCTGCACGAGCACTGGAACAAAAACGCGGAGCTCCGAGAGGTGATACTGCTTTCTCTTTAGTCCCCGCTGCCTTGTATTTATTAAACCTGTTTTTAACTTGAAAGCCATCGCATCTCTGCTGTTGCCACTCATCTTGCATCACAGCAACAACCCCAAGTTTTGataaacaaaaagcaaagaagTGAAAGGGTTTGAGTTTAAATAGTTTTAAGAAGCTCCctcaaagctgtatttttaaaagtcagaaaTCTGTTCAGACTCTGAGCAAATTTTCAGTGCTCACAATGTAAATATCCCAGGtgcataaaatataaataatagaaaaaatataaatcttAATATCTCAGCTATACCTGGCATGCTGTGGTGCTTCCTCATTGTTTACTCCACTCATGTGCTGCTCCAGTGCTGCAGCCcggtgtcactgtcactgtggtGTTTCCCATGTGACAATGACCCTCAGCTCAGGACCCGGTGGGCACCTCGGACACTCAGACAAACCCACCTCTGCAGAGGCAGATCCTGCTGGGATTTCAGGGCCAGGTGGTGTTCCGGAGACTCTGGAAGATCCTGGGGGACAGAACCTCTGGCACTGATGGCCCTACTGCATCTGTTGTATCTCCAGGTGGAGTCGGAGCTGCCCAGGAAGCACGTGAGAGAGGCTTGGGGTGATCAGCTAACGCAAAAAACCAAGGTATGGGGCTTAGCCCTGGTGTTCTGGACTCTGAAACGCATGTGCAGGTGGAGATGTGACACCTttgccacagcagctgctgctgggaagggcaCTGTTAACAAAGCCATCCATCTTCCTGGAGTCTGCTCTGTGGATTTTCTGAGCCAGAAGCTGTTTCTTTGTGTCAGGCTAACCTGAGATGCTGTTTTCTTTGGGCTGGgaaaggaagaggtgactgaaCTCAAAGAGAAGAAACGTTACGAAAATGAGTACGAAACAGCACGAGGGGAAGCGCCGGAGAGAATGAgacaagaggaggagaagcgtcagctggaggagaagcagcaagtGGAGACGTTGCTTCAGCAGATAGAAGAACTGAAATTACAGGAGACAAAGGTAATCTTGACTTTCTCCTCATTTGAGAATTCATTGCTTCACTTGGAAGTACAGCAAGGCTGACTTGACCTCTTCTCTCCATGTCTGCACTGCAGGGAGGgctttccctgcctgcagtggAGCAGCACAGGGTACAAACTCTGGTCAAGCATGCTCTGTGGGATGCTGTAGCTCTCTGATGTACTCTCTCTCGGTGCTTGTTTTGTCCTTTTTAGGCAACAAAGCTGAAAAAGGAACAAGAGAATTTATTaaagcagcagtgggagctggagaatttggaagaagaaaggaaacaaatggAAGAGCACcggaagaagaaagagcttgggTAGGACACCAAGTGGAGCTTGTTTTGAATAGAATCTGTTCCTGTGTCCACAGCAGTACTTGGGGCACAAGGAGATACTCCACGGAGCAGTGGTAGGATGTAAATATTTGGGTTTTGGTGGACTTGCCCACAGCAGCCAAGGAGCAGAGGCACTGGTGCTGTTACTGGTGCTTTTTGTTCCTGGTAGCAGGTTCCTCATTGTCACAGATGTACCTCCCTGAGTGCTGCTGTACAATGACGTGGTGCTTTAGAGTTAATGTGatattggcttttttttttttttgcttttttttcttccttcagtcGCTTTTTGAGGCATCAGTGTGATGTCCAGTTAAGGAGACGAGCGCAGCAGATACAGGAGGAGCTGGTAAGAGATTCATTTATACTTTATAGATGCTGTGGGGTGAAAAAACTTGTGTGTTTTGTGTCTGCCTCTGATTCCTACAGATCAGGAGGCCCCTTCCAGCTTGTGCACAGGAGCACAAAGCtcacagagaagcagcagatggAGCATCTTGCTGAGCACACCCTTGACACTGTCACCAGTAAtgcccagaggagccctgcaCACAGGCTGCAAGGCTGGTGGATAGTTAATCTCGTGGTTTTTCTCCAGGAGACAGACAGGCAAATCTTATCAGCCCtcctggagaaagaagatgaggatCAGCGCCGGCAGATTGCGCGGCAGGAACGGGCGGTGGCAGACGTGGCCTGGATGAAGAGGGTCATCGAGGAACAGCTCCAgctggaaaaggagagggaagcagagctCGAGACTATCTTTAGGTGAGTCTGCCCACCTCTGAAATTCACCTGAAGAGTCCATGTGTGCTGAATGTTCTGGGTCAGAGGGTCACTGAGAGGCAGAGGTGGGGTGGACACACCAACTGGCAGGGAACAAACCTGAAGAGAAACCTGAGTACTCCTCGAAAGCACAGGATAGCTCATCTGTGCCTGTGGAGTATACAGGGCTTTTAACCTCAGACATaattcttcctctctcctttagGGAAGAAGCTAAAAAAATgtgggagaagagagaagaagaatgggaaagagagaagaaggCCAGAGATCGCCTGATGAATGAGGTGATGATGACCTCTGTTGTTGATGTGTCTCCCTTGGCTCAATGAAACCATCATTCCACTTGTCACCCACCACCATCTTGGGAGTCAGAGCCTTCCACAGCAGGATGGAAGGAATTTTTCTGCTTGTCTGGTGTGTTTTCTGGGAACTGTTTAACCATcttctccctccatcccctccctttGCACAGGTCCTTGCAGGCAGACAGCGGCAGATCCAAGAGAAGATGCAGTTAAACAGACGGGCCCAAGAAGAGTCCATAAAGTATCGAGAGCAGCTGATCAAAGAACTCGAGGAGGCAAAGAAGGAAGGGACTCATcgggagaaggagcaggaggaggaactgCAGGGAGCCCGCAggagggagctgcaggcacaggtAGGCTGAGCTCCCCAATACACACCCGGCTGGTGAGGCCGCCCCATCTCACCCGATTTCCTGTGCACAGGGGACAGAGTGCAGCtcgagagaggaggaggaagagcaggagggaTGGGCCCAGCAGCACcgagagcagggctggcacagcagggtAAGGTCACACCTGGGTCACTCTGACACAGGGgttgtcctggcacaggggtCACCCCGACAGACGAGTCCATTACCGAGGGTGACAGCATCAGTGTCTCTGATCTGTGCTTTGGTTGTCACAGTGCCAGGGCACAACACTGGGCTGTTCCTTCCCCTCATAGAGCTCTACAGTTCTCTTGCTGATAAAGGCCCTatcttttaaagaatttttgaGGCAGATGTGTTGCTAATGCCTCAAATGTTGCTCAGTGCTGAAAGGGATTTATTGGCTCTGTTAACGCAATCAGTACAGTGCAACTCCCCTGCTCAGTGTCTATGGTGTCTGTCCTGCTTTGCCTGCCTCTAAAATCAAATTTGAGTAACCCTACCTAAAGCCCCTGCCCAGCACATGAACAGCATGCGTGGGTTAATTCCAGAGCCCATCAACCAGTGCTGGTCTTTATTTTGACCCCATTAGTTCTACAGTTACCCAAGAGCAGCGTGGACTTGAGGAACGAGCATGAGAAGCAGCTCCAGACTACAGAAAGAAAACTCTGAAGGCTCAAGGAACTCTTGAAGTAATGGTGCCTCTGGAATAGCCTACAGTGAGACCAAGACTTGACTCTCTGAAAACATTTAGCTGTGGCCCAGCTGAAGAGGAGCAGATTTCTACTATCTTTAAGAATGTGGAAGTGTAAGCACCTTCAGAGAAGTGAACTGCTTTCACTTCGGAGTTGTGCACACGTGAGGCAACCCAGCAAATAAAAGGCCCCTGTGGACCTGAGCTGTGAGAGAATCAGTGCCTCCCCAGGAACAGGAGCTGTGAAACACCATGGGCTGTGTCAGACTCCCACCAGAAtcaggctgtgcccaggtgcccacTGGACTTTGAGGAGTTAATTCATAATGCACACTGTGACTCAGTCAGATCACGTATGCTGTGGCAGCAGTGCTTGTCCAGTTCCTCTCCAGAAGGTGCTGGAGACTTCATTAAATGTTGTTTTTCACTTGTTTCATAAATAATGAATAATTGAAACCTGAACaaggatttggttttttttacgtGAGCAGACTATGCAACAGGAGGAGATTGAGTTGATTATTGTACTTCATTCCTTGCTGTTACCATCAACTACTGCAGCTTGACATCAGTCCTGTCACAGTGCACAAGGAGCTGTAACAGAGCTGTGACAAAGACTGGAGGCACCTCAGCACTTTACTCAAGTGTAGAAACCTTTCCAAAGATCTTTAGAGAACCAGCAGTCAAATAACCCCACATTATTTCACACGCTGAAAGGGTTTTAGCATTTTATAGTAATACTGTAAACAAAAGATTAAAAGTCAAAATATTGTACAGACAGAATGACACTGATAAATACAAGGTttggaaaaaggcaaaaaagcttttcctttcctctgcagCATTTTGTAAAGGAAGAGCAAGTTTGTATACAGGGGAACAAGAGGAGATCTAGTCCTAAAGAAAAACACACCTTTGTTACTTGAGGTGCTACAAACTCTGTGACTGCAGTGCTGTGAGTGGAGAGTTCATGAACTTGCTGCTGGGGGTTCCTGTGGGGTGTGAACCACTCTGATTTCAGTGtagctggagcaggggctggcagTTCCTAAAGTGTCCCTTGGTTTTGGATCAAAGGCAGGTTTAAATAAGTGATAAATTACACCATAGCTCAGTGTCACCCTGCTTTGGAAAGCAGGTAAGATATGTTAAAGAACAGCACACAGAGGAGTCCTGAGAGACTGAAAAATACCATTTGCTGCCTTTCAGCCATGCCAATTTAAGGAGAAGTTCCTAGAAGATTCTCAATGTATTTAATTGCCAGTTGCATGATTTTGAAGTAGGTCTCACAAAGACCATTTGTAGTTCTAATCCCCTGCGTTGTCAGGCTAGAGCTGCTTCTGGGGTTCAGAAGGATGGAGAGGAAATAAAACCCCACAATGAAGAACATTAATTTACTGGGCTGTCATCTCCTCTCTccattccttccctccctcaggCTCTGGGAGCCAGACACAGCACCAGGAATCCAGCAGTGCTATGGCACTTGTGCTTGGATATATCCACACAAACACACCATGGCTGGCTCCTGGGCAGTGACAGCACACTTCCAAGTGGGACACAAGCAGGGGCAAAAATCAGTGATTTCCTGCACCACCTGAAATTCAGACTCCccaaaaaaattctcatttttgAAATTATGGACTGACACACTTTTGTGAACTGTTACAGATGAAGAAACCTGGAGCACATGTGGCCACTGGGGCCAGGCAGTCTGGCAGCAAGTTGTCAAATTTTGAAAGATTTGCATAAAAAAAACTTAGGATATACAAGAAATGTTTTCACATTTGGATATGTTGAGGTACAGAGGTTATGTGCTGTGGCAGACACAGCTGCTTTTGCACTGGCACTCTTCtaacttcctttttttgttaacGAGAAATCTTTAGTGAAATTGCATCTGGAGTTACTGAGAAATGCTGCTGCAAACAAGATGGTGCCTCAAAGATGACAGGAAAATTCTGCAGGAAACTTACCAATGAATTACTAACTCAGAAACAAAGGATAGTATTTAAACCACTAATGCCCTAAAGTAACATCAAACATATATATTAATGGCATAGTGACAACTAAAAGAAATAACTATTTAAGTTTCAAATTCCTTCCAAAACAGATAAAGTGACAAAGACCTTGTAGAGTTACACGTAACAAGCTTGGATGCCCACAACTACTACTGGTTTAGCAGACTAAAAACATATTGCACAACAGTTGATATGGGAACAGAGAACGTTGGGCTTGTACCCCGTTACCAGGACAAACCTTCTTCCTGCTGGGAGCGGTCCCGGAGCCTGGGGAGCCTCAGCCAGAGGAATCCTGGCAGGGGAGGCTCCGGAGGGACGGAGATGCTGCCCTCCCCATCTGTGCAGTGGTGTCAGAGCAGTTCCACCAGCAGGATCTGAAAGCAGAACGTGGCCCCAAGGAAACATCTACAAGAGCTGGGTACAGCGCTGGGACACGAGAGTGGCTCGACAGCTACTTGCGACATGCTATTATCCATAACTACACTGGCAACACAGGCACAAAATAAGGCAGTGGGTTAAATTAATCATAAAATTGttagaaaacatgcaaaaataatactgagtttaaaaaaaaaaaaaaaaaaaagtttcttgcCCCTTGaagtttttttcctcataaaaaTGCGCATAGTTCCACACCTATATGTTGAAATCcaacctttaaaaaaaccccagagtaAAAAGCCCCGAGTGCCTCAGTTGTTGTTCTCTTTGGTTGTGATGGTGACCAGCTGCTTGGCAGCCTTGGCGATGTCGTAGGCACACTGGATGACCTGCTGTGTCACCAGCTGGATGTCGGGCGCGGGGCTGGGCTCCGCGGGCAGCGCTTTCCTGCACTCTGACTGCAGTCTGTAGGCACTGGATGTCAGCAGGCGCAGGGAAGTCCTCACCAGCTCCGACTTGggcttctgggaagggaaaacagaagctgaatcaggcagAACAACACAACCTTTTAATTAGCCGGGAGTGCTCACAAGGGTTTCTTTGATGCGGGACGGCTGCGGTCAGGCCCTGTCTTCCCCTCGTGGCAGCAGGCAGAATTTCTCCTCTCACGGAGGTTCCAAACGGCTGccaggcagcaggcagggaataCAGCTCCGTGCCCTCCCTTAGGAAGTTACTCATGCACATTTCTGGTGCCTGTTTACTGTCCCAGCCCACGTCCTggctggcaggaggggacagagtGTCCAGGACGATCAGTGCAGGCGGGACAACAGCCTTGGCTCTTTCCTCGTGGTTTTGGAGAGGTGGGTAAGACTTTACAAGAACTCAGCCATGGGGATTTCACTCCCTAAATTTGCTGTGAGCAAACAGATCACTTTGGTGGATGGGTAACAGATCTAAACGTGGCTGCAGGAAAGAAATCCAGGCAATGGCACTCAGATGGAAAAGGGGGTGATGAGTCTGGTGAAATTCCCATAGAACCACACAACTCTTCATGCCAGATCCAAGTACCTCCAGTTTTCTGCTGTTCTTAAGAGTTTTAAGTTCAAGAGTACAATTAAAGGCCTGGACTCACTTTAGCCCTTCCCAGCTGCCATGCTAATAAATACAACGGTGCATCATGACCCCATCATTTCTCCCTAACATCTTCatttaaggaaaataatttttgattttCATTCTGAAGGGAAATTACACTTGAGGAACAAGGCCAAAACCATTCTGATGGTGGCAGGTACTTACTTTTGGGAACAAGGCTGCCATTTCTGTCACTGCCACATGTATTCTCTCGGAGCACGGTATATAACTGCAAAAAGATGCCCTGGGTTAATTACTGTGTAGAGACTCCCTTCCCTCTTCCAGTTCATTGCTCAGTGATTGTTATTCTAAAAACACCCACGTGGCTTCAGAAAAAGCAAGAACTTAACCAATAGTGCAACATTACTTCTTAGATTTTCGTTGTTCTTCAGAGTTGGTTTGAAGGAATAACTGTCCCCACCTTTTATATAAAACATTCTCAGGAAAGTCTCCATTTGTGTGCAACTTCAGAACACCAAGATGCCTTCTTGGATTCATTAATACCCAGTAAACAGACAAGGCAGAGTTCTCACACACATGCATCCCCAAACTACCAACTACATTCACAGCCTGTGAGTTCTAGgctaaatattcactaattctGATGAGTTAGTTAATAAAACAAACTTCCATGAATCCTCATTGATTTCACTTCTGATTTATATACCAAATGAGAGCTGGTCTGTTCAAAATAGATCTTACCATAAACTGCTGTGAATAGTGAAGTGTTAGTGTGCTCTCTCACAAGTCTCATTTCAAGAGACTCGTTTTTATGCATCAAAGACTCAGCTTTAGCATAAGTTAGTTCACATGATTCAATCTTAACGAAGAGAATCTCAAAAATCACAAAGCATTCAAGAAAACTATTCAGCACGTGTGGGTTATGGTAGGTCAGTGCCCTTTCAAGCAAAAAGAGCCCCCaacccacccccctccccagtcATTGTTTATTTGATCTTCTTGCAACACCAAAGGTGCAAAAAAATCAGTCACTTGCAAATGCAGTGAGAGAGAAGCAACACACTGGGGTCATTTTGGCAATGCAGGAAAATGCCTTGAAAAGGAGTATTTCCATGTGTCTCAAGTCACATGAGTTCTTCCAAATAAACTAAAAGTGGAGAGAGGTCTTCCAAGTTCACCACAATTCCCCTTCTGCTGTTGAGTTAATGATTAATCTGCTCCCTGCAGTGCCCTACTCATTAAGAAGTCAATTTACTGATTAAACCCTTCACTAATAAGCCAGAGAAAGCCCTGAGAATAACCTGAATGAGACACCCAGGTGAACAACACGTGTTGCATTGTATGCTCTCTAGGTCAGCTGCAAAGTTCCCAGCGTGGCCTGGAGGAATGGCTTTAGTTTAATGTCTAAACACTCACTGTGAGCTTGTGAAATGCTCTGACACTGTGTTGGGTTTACACACAT includes the following:
- the TCHP gene encoding trichoplein keratin filament-binding protein isoform X2, which gives rise to MSLWLRWGRGPERRAAERRELEARSRQQWESTSRAFARAAACCSLQARWSEPRVPPPSAAAARRDAEEKAARLQRRRERLQRLLGEEQEALAAELRERRRGGMRSQELRDGPGECRRKFAEPLLHEHWNKNAELREVESELPRKHVREAWGDQLTQKTKEEVTELKEKKRYENEYETARGEAPERMRQEEEKRQLEEKQQVETLLQQIEELKLQETKATKLKKEQENLLKQQWELENLEEERKQMEEHRKKKELGRFLRHQCDVQLRRRAQQIQEELVRDSFILYRCCGVKKLVCFVSASDSYRSGGPFQLVHRSTKLTEKQQMEHLAEHTLDTVTSNAQRSPAHRLQGWWIVNLVVFLQETDRQILSALLEKEDEDQRRQIARQERAVADVAWMKRVIEEQLQLEKEREAELETIFREEAKKMWEKREEEWEREKKARDRLMNEVLAGRQRQIQEKMQLNRRAQEESIKYREQLIKELEEAKKEGTHREKEQEEELQGARRRELQAQGTECSSREEEEEQEGWAQQHREQGWHSRFYSYPRAAWT
- the TCHP gene encoding trichoplein keratin filament-binding protein isoform X1, yielding MSLWLRWGRGPERRAAERRELEARSRQQWESTSRAFARAAACCSLQARWSEPRVPPPRYGRAPVGSRGGAGVPLTAGVCGSAAAARRDAEEKAARLQRRRERLQRLLGEEQEALAAELRERRRGGMRSQELRDGPGECRRKFAEPLLHEHWNKNAELREVESELPRKHVREAWGDQLTQKTKEEVTELKEKKRYENEYETARGEAPERMRQEEEKRQLEEKQQVETLLQQIEELKLQETKATKLKKEQENLLKQQWELENLEEERKQMEEHRKKKELGRFLRHQCDVQLRRRAQQIQEELVRDSFILYRCCGVKKLVCFVSASDSYRSGGPFQLVHRSTKLTEKQQMEHLAEHTLDTVTSNAQRSPAHRLQGWWIVNLVVFLQETDRQILSALLEKEDEDQRRQIARQERAVADVAWMKRVIEEQLQLEKEREAELETIFREEAKKMWEKREEEWEREKKARDRLMNEVLAGRQRQIQEKMQLNRRAQEESIKYREQLIKELEEAKKEGTHREKEQEEELQGARRRELQAQGTECSSREEEEEQEGWAQQHREQGWHSRFYSYPRAAWT
- the TCHP gene encoding trichoplein keratin filament-binding protein isoform X3 — protein: MSLWLRWGRGPERRAAERRELEARSRQQWESTSRAFARAAACCSLQARWSEPRVPPPRYGRAPVGSRGGAGVPLTAGVCGSAAAARRDAEEKAARLQRRRERLQRLLGEEQEALAAELRERRRGGMRSQELRDGPGECRRKFAEPLLHEHWNKNAELREVESELPRKHVREAWGDQLTQKTKEEVTELKEKKRYENEYETARGEAPERMRQEEEKRQLEEKQQVETLLQQIEELKLQETKATKLKKEQENLLKQQWELENLEEERKQMEEHRKKKELGRFLRHQCDVQLRRRAQQIQEELETDRQILSALLEKEDEDQRRQIARQERAVADVAWMKRVIEEQLQLEKEREAELETIFREEAKKMWEKREEEWEREKKARDRLMNEVLAGRQRQIQEKMQLNRRAQEESIKYREQLIKELEEAKKEGTHREKEQEEELQGARRRELQAQGTECSSREEEEEQEGWAQQHREQGWHSRFYSYPRAAWT